The nucleotide window GTATAAAACGCTTTTTGAATTTTGAATAACAACAATGTTTCAATAAGATCAGAATGAAAGCGATCCCCTCTTTCATTCTGATAGCTTTTTTTAATACATATTAAAAATTCTATCCAGGGAGATAAAGGGTATGCAATATCCCATTTGTTTGTTGAATACATATTTGGATAGATATAAATTGTGGATACCTCTTTGTTTCTTTTTTGTATTATTGTTCACATCATTTTCAAACAGTTCCGAAGCAAAAAAGAAAAATATACTCATCGTTTTTTCATATGAATATGGCATGCCGGCGTATAATATAGTGGAACAGACCATACGATCTGAGCTGAATACGGATAATAGCAATATAATTTATTTTAATGAACAATTAGATCTGTCCCGCTTCATTGGAGAAAAATATAAAAACACTTTAAAAGAATCATTTTATTTAAAATATAACCATCTCAAATTTGATTTGATCATTACAATAATGAAACCCGCTTTTGACTTTATACAAAGTGAATGTAAAGATCTGTTCCCAGGTGTGCCCATTGTTTATGGCTTGATTGACGAAGGGTTTGACAAGCCCAAAAAACTTCCAGCCAATACATCTGGGTTTGCCATGAATGTCAGTATTGACGGCACCATAAAAGCAGCCATGAAAATTCAACCGGATGCACAACATATGGTCATTGTTTCTGATAAAACACAGCTTGGACAATTACTGGAGGAAAGGGCAAAACAGGCCATTGACACTATTCCTGATCAAATTTCAGTAACCTCATTATCAAACTTTTCAATGGAAAAGATTCTAATAAAAGTTCACAACCTTTCATCTGATACCATTGTCTTATATCTGGTTATGTCGGAGGATGGTGATGGCAAACCCATTATCTCAACGGACGCTTTAAAAATGATCAGTGATGTATCAAATGCACCTGTATACGGCCTTTGGGATATTCTTTTGGAACACCGGATGACAGGTGGATGTTTAAGCAGCTTTGTTTCGCTGGGTCGAAATATGGCTGAAAAAGGAAAACAAATCTTAAATGGGCAAATAGAGTCTCCTTCTTTAATTACAATACCCAACACTCACATGTTTAACTGGAGACAGCTTCAGCGCTGGGGTATAAAGGAACAGAATCTCCCATCAGGCAGTAGGATCAAATTCAAGGAGATGTCTGTCTGGGATACCTATAAAAAACAAATCCTCATTGTTTTTTTGATTTGCATAAGCGAGGCAATACTGATCGGTTTTTTACTTGTCCAAAGAAGAAAAACCAAATTGTCGGAAATAAAGCGTTCAAAAACAAAAAAATTCAGAGATAACCTGATCAAAACAGCGAATGTTCTGATTTTGGGGTTTGATACCCAAGGCAATGTTACATTGTTGAATTCTGCAGTTGAGAAGTTAACCGGATATCTCACGTCAGAATTTGAAGGTAAAAACTTGTTCAATATTTTAGTCCCCGGGAAAAGTGATCAAGCTGCAGGGCATTTGTTTAATAACTTTATGAATGAAAGCCTGCCCAAATTGTCTGAATATAAAATTCAAACAAAAGATGGCAGGGAACGAATTATTTTATGGAGTAATAATGCAATCAAACAAAATGGAAAAGTAGAAGGCACAATTTTAATTGGTATTGATATTACAGAGCGCAAGCACGCAGAAAGATTGCTGAAGGAAAGCGAAGAAAAATACAGAGAACTCATTGATAATACATCAGATATTAGTTATAGATCAAGCATAGATGGCTATTTAATATTTCTATCCAAGGCGGTTCAGCGCTTAACCGGCTATACCGTAGAAGAGGCGATCGGATCAAATATAGCTGATATGTATTTATATCCGGAAGAAAGAAAAAAAGTCATGGCAATCCTTAAAAAATGGGGACATATTTCAGATTATGAAGTCCAGTTCAAACATAAAGACGGGTCAATCTGGTGGGCTTCTTCGAATTCTCAATTATTCACAGATCAAAATGGTAATATTTTGGGAGTCGAAGGAACTATAAGGGACATCACCAGGCGTAAGATTGCCGAAGAGGAACTTCGCAAGAACGAAGAAAGGCTTCGTTTAGCGCTTGAAGGCACGAATACCGGATTTTACGAGTGGTATCCTGTGACCAATGAAACCTACTTCAGCCCAACTTTTTTTACAATGTTGGGATATGAACCTGACAAGTTCCCCCATAATTATAACACTTGGGCTGATTTATTACATCCGGAAGACAAATTAGCTGCTGAGACGGTTGTAAAGGATTTCCTTCAAAAACGACAAAGCTCGTTCAAACACGAGTTCCGGATACGGTCGAAAAAAAATGGGTATCATTGGATATTAAGTCGTGGTGCAGCAATGGAGTGGGATGAAAAAGGCAGAATCCAACGGATAATAGGAACTCACTCGGATATCACTGACAGCAAACTGGCCGAGGAAATGCTTCGGGACAGAGAAATGAGACTGCGGACGATGTTTGACCAGACCTTCCAGTTCATGGGGTTGCTTTCTTTGAAAGGTAACTTGTTGACAGTAAATCGGGTCGCCCTTGAATTTATAAAAGCCAAAGAAGCAGATGTGATTGACAAACTCTTTTGGGAGACTCCCTGGTGGACTCACTCTGCAAAGGAGCAAAAAAAAATACTTCAGGCAATTAAAAAGGCTGCTTTGGGTGAATACATTTCATTCGAAACCACCCATATAGATCCTTCCGGCAATCTGCACCATATTGATACGTCACTTAAACCGATTCTGGGTGATGATGGCAGGATCATCTATCTGTGTGCGGAAGGAAGAGACATAACCGACAAAAAACAAGGTCAAAAGGAAAGGGTAAAGCTGGAGAAACAATTGCACCAGGCCCAGAAAATGGAGGCTATCGGTACGCTTGCCGGTGGTATCGCCCATGACTTTAACAATATTCTTGGTGCAATTATCGGTTTTTCTGAACTGGCGCTTGAAGATATCAAAGAAGGTGACCCAGTAAGATATTCCATTGATCAGGTTTTACAATCCGCTTTCCGGGCAAAAGAACTGGTGGAACAAATTCTTTTGTTCAGCCGTCAGGGCAAACATAAGATGAAGCCGGTGAAGATAACTTCCCTGATCAAGGAGGTTATTAAGCTGCTCAGGTCAACCCTCCAGAAGACGATTGATGTTAAGGAAAATATTTTAATCAAAAAGGATATGGTGCTTGCAGATCCAGTTAAGATTCATCAGATTCTAATGAATCTTTGTACCAACTCAGCCCATGCAATGGGTGAGAAAGGGGGAACCCTGACCGTCACCCTTGATCAAATCGATTTTGATAAAAAGTCTTTGATGGAGTTTTCAGACCTGAAATCGGGGTCATATTTAAAATTGAAAGTGACTGATACCGGACATGGTATCCCTGAAAAACTTATCGATAAAATATTCGACCCTTTCTTTACAACCAAGCCCCGTGGAGAGGGAACCGGTTTGGGACTGGCAGTAGTGCATGGTATTGTGAAAGATCATAAAGGGAATATAAAGGTCTACAGCGAACCTGGAAAAGGAACCGCCATCCATATATTTCTACCCCTTTTAAAAGCAGATGATCCGTTGGCTGTAAAGGATGACAAACCCATATCCGGCGGCACGGAGCACATCCTGCTGGTTGATGATGAGATCCCGTTAATCAAGTTTGGAAAACAGACACTACAGCGATTGGGCTATCGGGTTACAGCATTTTCTGACAGCCGGATCGCATGGGAAACATTCCAAAAAAATCCAAATTTTTTTGATATGGTCATTACAGATAAGACCATGCCCGAAATAACAGGCTTGATGCTTTCTGAAAAAATAGTCAATTTGTGTCCGGAAATACCGATTATCCTGTGTACAGGATTTGGTGATGAATTATCATTAAAAGAAGCTGAAAAGATCGGGGTAAAAGCCATGCTGCATAAGCCTGTCATCAAGAAAGACCTGGCTGAAACCATCCGCCGGGTATTGGATCAAACCAGAGAAAAAGGGGTTTAAATTAATGGCCAATGTGTTAATCATAGACGATGATAGGGTGTTTTGTGATTTTCTTTCACGGAAAATTAAGCGGTTAGGCCACAATAGTGTATTTACACTAACTTTGGAAGATGGGATTAGTATGGCATTTTCCAGAGGATTTGATGTGATTTTACTGGACGTCCAATTGCCTGATGGTAATGGTATAGAGGCGATCCACCGGTTTCAGGAACTTGACTATCCTCCGGAAATTATCATTATTACCGGTTCCGGAAATCCGGATGGTGCCGAACTTGCCATTGAATGGGGGGCCTGGGATTACATTGAAAAACCAAGTTCAATTGAGGCCATTACCCTGCCGATCATTCGAGCACTGGAATACAGAAAAGAGAAATGTAACAACAATACCAGGATGATCCTGAAAAGGGATGGTATTATCGGCAGCAGTGCTGAAATGAAATCGTGTCTGGACCAATTGGCCCAGGCGTCAAGCAGTGATATCAGCGTTTTGATCCAGGGAGAAACCGGAACTGGAAAGGAGTTGATGGCCAGGGCTATCCATGAAAACAGCCAGCGATCCAATGAACCGTTTATCGTTGTTGACTGCAGCGCTATCCCTGAATCTCTGGTTGAAGGATTGTTGTTTGGACACGAAAAAGGCGTATTTACAGGTGCTGACAAAAAACAGATCGGTCTTGTCGAACAGGCCAATAAAGGGACATTGTTTCTGGATGAAGTGGGAGAACTTCCCATATCCATGCAAAAGGCTTTTTTGCGAGTACTTCAGGAGAGAATATATCGTCCTTTGGGCAGCAGGTATGAAAAGGAAAGTGACTTCAGGCTGATCTCTGCCACCAACAGGCAGCTTGAAAAAATGGTGACGGAAAACAAGTTCCGTGAAGATCTTCTATACC belongs to Desulfobacula toluolica Tol2 and includes:
- a CDS encoding PAS domain S-box protein; translated protein: MPAYNIVEQTIRSELNTDNSNIIYFNEQLDLSRFIGEKYKNTLKESFYLKYNHLKFDLIITIMKPAFDFIQSECKDLFPGVPIVYGLIDEGFDKPKKLPANTSGFAMNVSIDGTIKAAMKIQPDAQHMVIVSDKTQLGQLLEERAKQAIDTIPDQISVTSLSNFSMEKILIKVHNLSSDTIVLYLVMSEDGDGKPIISTDALKMISDVSNAPVYGLWDILLEHRMTGGCLSSFVSLGRNMAEKGKQILNGQIESPSLITIPNTHMFNWRQLQRWGIKEQNLPSGSRIKFKEMSVWDTYKKQILIVFLICISEAILIGFLLVQRRKTKLSEIKRSKTKKFRDNLIKTANVLILGFDTQGNVTLLNSAVEKLTGYLTSEFEGKNLFNILVPGKSDQAAGHLFNNFMNESLPKLSEYKIQTKDGRERIILWSNNAIKQNGKVEGTILIGIDITERKHAERLLKESEEKYRELIDNTSDISYRSSIDGYLIFLSKAVQRLTGYTVEEAIGSNIADMYLYPEERKKVMAILKKWGHISDYEVQFKHKDGSIWWASSNSQLFTDQNGNILGVEGTIRDITRRKIAEEELRKNEERLRLALEGTNTGFYEWYPVTNETYFSPTFFTMLGYEPDKFPHNYNTWADLLHPEDKLAAETVVKDFLQKRQSSFKHEFRIRSKKNGYHWILSRGAAMEWDEKGRIQRIIGTHSDITDSKLAEEMLRDREMRLRTMFDQTFQFMGLLSLKGNLLTVNRVALEFIKAKEADVIDKLFWETPWWTHSAKEQKKILQAIKKAALGEYISFETTHIDPSGNLHHIDTSLKPILGDDGRIIYLCAEGRDITDKKQGQKERVKLEKQLHQAQKMEAIGTLAGGIAHDFNNILGAIIGFSELALEDIKEGDPVRYSIDQVLQSAFRAKELVEQILLFSRQGKHKMKPVKITSLIKEVIKLLRSTLQKTIDVKENILIKKDMVLADPVKIHQILMNLCTNSAHAMGEKGGTLTVTLDQIDFDKKSLMEFSDLKSGSYLKLKVTDTGHGIPEKLIDKIFDPFFTTKPRGEGTGLGLAVVHGIVKDHKGNIKVYSEPGKGTAIHIFLPLLKADDPLAVKDDKPISGGTEHILLVDDEIPLIKFGKQTLQRLGYRVTAFSDSRIAWETFQKNPNFFDMVITDKTMPEITGLMLSEKIVNLCPEIPIILCTGFGDELSLKEAEKIGVKAMLHKPVIKKDLAETIRRVLDQTREKGV
- a CDS encoding sigma-54-dependent transcriptional regulator; its protein translation is MANVLIIDDDRVFCDFLSRKIKRLGHNSVFTLTLEDGISMAFSRGFDVILLDVQLPDGNGIEAIHRFQELDYPPEIIIITGSGNPDGAELAIEWGAWDYIEKPSSIEAITLPIIRALEYRKEKCNNNTRMILKRDGIIGSSAEMKSCLDQLAQASSSDISVLIQGETGTGKELMARAIHENSQRSNEPFIVVDCSAIPESLVEGLLFGHEKGVFTGADKKQIGLVEQANKGTLFLDEVGELPISMQKAFLRVLQERIYRPLGSRYEKESDFRLISATNRQLEKMVTENKFREDLLYRIRSFLIHTPPLRDRSEDISELSMYHVVRQCEKMEIPIKGFSPDFFEVINSYKWPGNVRELLNTIDSAMAAAGEQPILFPQHLPVKMRTRIARSGLKKYTHQTLIENSISEVSAMPDESVGTYKRFREQLLNAGEKHYLLRICKLSGGHAKDACKITGLSQSRLYFLMQKHGISLSDFK